In Brassica rapa cultivar Chiifu-401-42 chromosome A06, CAAS_Brap_v3.01, whole genome shotgun sequence, a single window of DNA contains:
- the LOC103828131 gene encoding replication protein A 70 kDa DNA-binding subunit E-like, with protein MDRYRFLRPRFYIDLLICVFFFGSRTVLSFQLLLAMKVSGVSDSEKMTGETAIPSDSVNPISQSGVSSGDNGPTKSRCGMADSKGTSKSGPQSGITSGVDKPVKSRGTTAVTQMPIRTHGRTGGSSGPVIGVRGRPSVSAIDKGKSIVSDDVGKVITFKDVKFGPHQDEIRFRLIHFWEAWNVQTKVLIGIEMLLIDEEASVIQGFIPYGRIETYLPHMKAGCTYRLNKFYGSKSKTVYRIADSDVTISFSWNSALTALEDSSICFPEDRIRIHGFREFDGASDLKGDLYDYIGHIKLVNGKVPTDSILLDEGEIAVSRRVELHVQTHDDPVMKLYLWDKAAFEFIDKFKASRGTARVILVTTLNPKRFGGVLSLSAMASSRVFMDSDIQETLSYLSWLNSNLDVASRVNAEVITKPEPATLGELFAYMNQASSKVAWFECTATIDDVVHGSGWYYIGCGVCHTKATKGPTTLMCKKCGKSEIVGVAQYLTRLSVYDNNDQAVFVVLGDAGEELTGKKASELVEKYYQVNDNIEGDHKVPVPQAMIDTIGQTRKFIVKVSKHNLDAKTQTLTVTKVLPPDAAGPEDNLEGDVDVIGDAEGVGNAAEFGKRGADEIESEGVKRAKCG; from the exons ATGGATCGTTATCGCTTTCTCCGTCCGCGGTTCTATATAGATCTCTTAatctgtgtatttttttttggatctaGAACTGTTCTATCCTTTCAACTGCTACTTGCGATGAAGGTGTCCGGCGTTTCTGACTCAGAGAAAATGACAGGCGAGACGGCGATCCCCTCCGATTCCGTCAATCCCATCTCTCAATCCGGTGTCTCTTCCGGCGATAACGGTCCGACGAAATCTAGATGTGGAATGGCCGATTCAAAGGGTACGAGCAAATCCGGCCCTCAGTCCGGCATAACATCCGGCGTTGATAAACCGGTGAAATCCAGAGGTACGACTGCTGTAACCCAGATGCCGATCAGAACACACGGCAGGACTGGTGGTTCCTCCGGCCCCGTTATCGGGGTTAGAGGGAGACCATCTGTCTCAGCAATCGACAAGGGCAAATCAATCGTCAGCGACGACGTAGGGAAGGTTATAACCTTCAAAGACGTGAAATTCGGGCCACATCAAGACGAGATACGGTTTCGACTGATCCATTTTTGGGAAGCTTGGAACGTTCAGACGAAGGTTCTTATCGGCATCGAAATGCTTCTCATCGATGAAGAG GCGAGTGTAATCCAAGGTTTCATCCCTTATGGAAGGATTGAGACCTATCTGCCTCACATGAAAGCTGGTTGTACGTACCGGCTCAACAAGTTTTACGGATCAAAGAGCAAGACAGTGTACCGGATTGCTGACTCGGATGTCACTATTAGCTTCTCATGGAACTCTGCTCTAACTGCTCTCGAGGACAGCTCAATCTGTTTCCCTGAGGATCGGATCCGTATTCATGGATTCAGGGAGTTCGATGGTGCTTCCGACTTGAAAGGTGATCTTTATG ATTATATTGGCCATATCAAGCTTGTGAATGGGAAGGTTCCCACTGACAGCATATTGCTTGATGAAGGTGAGATAGCTGTGTCTCGGCGAGTTGAGCTTCACGTCCAGACACATGA CGATCCTGTGATGAAGTTGTACCTCTGGGACAAGGCGGCCTTTGAGTTCATTGATAAGTTTAAAGCATCTAGAGGCACTGCCCGTGTTATTTTGGTCACCACTTTAAACCCGAAACGGTTTGGAG GTGTTCTGTCTCTATCGGCAATGGCGTCCTCACGTGTATTTATGGATAGTGATATCCAAGAAACACTCTCCTACCTCAGCTG GTTGAACTCTAATTTGGACGTTGCCAGTAGGGTTAATGCAGAGGTGATTACCAAGCCTGAGCCAGCGACATTGGGAGAACTTTTTGCTTATATGAACCAGGCGTCCTCTAAG GTTGCTTGGTTTGAGTGCACAGCAACTATTGATGATGTTGTGCACGGGTCTGGCTGGTACTATATAGGTTGCGGTGTGTGCCATACCAAAGCAACCAAAGGGCCTACAACGTTAATGTGTAAGAAATGCGGGAAGAGTGAGATTGTTGGTGTGGCGCA GTACTTGACGAGGCTCTCTGTGTATGACAACAATGATCAAGCCGTGTTTGTTGTCCTCGGTGATGCCGGTGAGGAGTTGACTGGAAAGAAAGCAAGCGAGTTGGTTGAGAAATACTATCAG GTCAATGACAATATTGAAGGCGATCATAAGGTCCCAGTTCCTCAGGCTATGATTGATACTATTGGACAGACGCGAAAGTTCATTGTGAAGGTATCGAAACACAATCTGGACGCTAAGACTCAGACTCTGACTGTGACAAAGGTGCTCCCACCCGATGCCGCAGGACCTGAGGACAATTTAGAAGGGGATGTTGATGTAATAGGTGATGCGGAAGGAGTAGGTAATGCAGCTGAGTTTGGAAAAAGGGGTGCTGATGAGATAGAGTCTGAGGGTGTGAAGCGTGCCAAATGTGGCTAA
- the LOC103828044 gene encoding uncharacterized protein LOC103828044 isoform X2, which yields MSLAQSSVALPGFVDAIQLVFMAAVPQIKEVVTPVEPVVVIDSDSDSDSGDSESLADKVEMSKPPNALPASVRYCVNPAHVRDLHEECKVEVTSMLVDGTHTAEELTWEDEVDDVTVDNLVRSIEQGHVLTKAMFSGGLSASDLARMRSEKKLKEKEQKDNKERENQADSPEGEIGEAYDVSHMANLVGRIVTPKIEDTVYKLGDKLEERLAKLIKAEVLNMQGAVIQSIIGLLGKPNPSAGVASDENGGAVDQAQNGRGCTSAGASLLTADAIRSEGQTTTTYVPTSLHNSTEQPLVDLATVIPKQAEKVGEPLQAEKVGEPIQLDNLINMVITDVGGVLDDSEVAPANNHPSIHITVGPVAEGVKTLEDAAHSPTDTDLTTPQPGQNTNFIHHHLSPVDEDGSPHEKEGELLHEEVCHASVPDVEASNVIAETRKSKRTRILPPLFNDYQCDPKIKAFSREGTLTTTSNNIDEIYMAMRERAGDSRVYTVANGMSVTTDELNEIVDRNQQMTPKVMDVLMYYISLDRNRKGSHQSKIAFYDTNFPALLMKQHGRLTKTAIKDRHRMKYDEAVVKHFIGGSTPDDVYDCIYFPFFIDKQHWVGVSLDLSRGAVQILDCNHGFRSESMMKKDFTPITVVVPHILATSTGNKSADARKPYQMVRVNCVPHNSNSTDAGATTVLLIQAHAANGADGCKDVTPETISSGAKHLAVLVYRDITHV from the exons ATGTCGCTTGCTCAGTCCAGCGTCGCCTTACCTGGTTTTGTGGATGCGATCCAACTCGTATTCATGGCGGCTGTTCCTCAGATAAAAGAGGTAGTCACCCCTGTCGAGCCTGTTGTTGTGATTGACTCTGACAGCGACTCAGATTCGGGGGATAGCGAATCGCTTGCTGATAAAGTTGAAATGAGCAAGCCCCCCAATGCACTCCCTGCGAGTGTTCGATATTGTGTCAATCCCGCACATGTTAGAGACCTGCACGAAGAATGCAAG GTTGAAGTTACCTCCATGCTTGTGGACGGAACCCATACAGCGGAAGAACTGACGTGGGAAGATGAGGTCGACGATGTAACAGTTGATAATCTTGTACGATCAATTGAACAAGGTCACGTGCTAACCAAGGCAATGTTCAGTGGGGGCTTATCGGCTTCTGATCTGGCACGCATGAGATCTGAGAAGAAACTAAAAGAAAAGGAACAGAAGGACAACAAAGAGAGGGAGAACCAGGCGGACTCACCAGAAGGAGAGATTGGGGAAGCTTATGACGTCAGCCACATGGCTAACCTTGTTGGTCGCATTGTAACCCCTAAGATTGAGGATACCGTTTACAAGTTAGGCGACAAACTGGAGGAGCGCCTGGCTAAACTGATCAAAGCTGAAGTCCTAAACATGCAGGGGGCTGTTATTCAGAGTATTATTGGTTTATTAGGCAAGCCTAACCCGAGCGCGGGGGTTGCGAGTGATGAAAATGGTGGCGCTGTCGATCAAGCGCAGAATGGAAGGGGCTGTACATCGGCGGGAGCTTCATTACTAACTGCCGATGCAATAAGAAGCGAAGGACAAACCACCACAACATATGTGCCTACATCTCTCCATAACTCCACCGAACAACCACTTGTCGACCTCGCTACCGTGATACCAAAACAGGCTGAGAAGGTCGGGGAACCACTACAGGCTGAGAAGGTCGGGGAACCAATACAGCTCGACAATCTTATAAACATGGTCATTACCGATGTTGGTGGCGTTTTGGATGACAGCGAG GTGGCTCCTGCAAACAACCATCCATCTATCCACATTACTGTAGGACCCGTCGCTGAAGGCGTCAAAACTTTGGAAGACGCTGCCCACTCTCCCACTGACACTGATCTCACTACCCCTCAGCCTGGACAGAATACAAATTTCATCCACCATCATCTGTCTCCTGTTGACGAAGATGGTAGCCCACACGAGAAAGAG GGTGAATTGTTGCACGAGGAGGTATGTCATGCGTCAGTTCCAGATGTAGAAGCAAGCAATGTCATTGCAGAGACTAGGAAGAGCAAGAGGACAAGGATACTACCACCGTTGTTCAACGACTACCAGTGCGATCCGAAGATAAAAGCTTTCAGCCGTGAGGGGACTCTGACGACAACATCAAACAATATAGACGAGATATACATGGCCATGAGAGAGAGAGCTGGCGACAGCAG GGTTTATACAGTCGCTAATGGAATGTCTGTAACAACCGATGAGTTGAACGAGATCGTCGACCGCAACCAGCAGATGACGCCAAAG GTGATGGATGTCTTAATGTATTACATTTCTCTTGACCGTAACAGGAAAGGAAGTCACCAGTCCAAGATTGCATTTTATGACACAAACTTCCCCGCTTTGCTGATGAAACAACATGGTAGGCTTACAAAGACCGCCATTAAGGACCGCCACAGGATGAAATATGATGAAGCCGTGGTTAAGCATTTCATTGGTGGCAGTACACCGGACGACGTTTATGACTGTATTTACTTCCCCTTTTTCATCGACAAACAGCACTGGGTTGGCGTTTCCCTCGATCTATCACGCGGAGCCGTACAAATACTCGACTGCAATCATGGTTTCCGATCTGAAAGCATGATGAAGAAGGATTTTACCCCCATAACTGTTGTCGTCCCGCATATCCTTGCCACATCAACTGGGAACAAGTCTGCTGATGCACGCAAACCCTATCAGATGGTGAGGGTTAACTGTGTCCCGCATAACTCCAACTCCACAGATGCAGGCGCTACAACGGTGTTGCTAATCCAGGCACATGCTGCCAACGGCGCCGATGGATGCAAAGATGTCACCCCAGAAACGATCTCTTCGGGTGCTAAACACCTCGCTGTCCTTGTCTATCGCGACATAACCCATGTGTAA
- the LOC103828044 gene encoding uncharacterized protein LOC103828044 isoform X1 has protein sequence MSLAQSSVALPGFVDAIQLVFMAAVPQIKEVVTPVEPVVVIDSDSDSDSGDSESLADKVEMSKPPNALPASVRYCVNPAHVRDLHEECKVEVTSMLVDGTHTAEELTWEDEVDDVTVDNLVRSIEQGHVLTKAMFSGGLSASDLARMRSEKKLKEKEQKDNKERENQADSPEGEIGEAYDVSHMANLVGRIVTPKIEDTVYKLGDKLEERLAKLIKAEVLNMQGAVIQSIIGLLGKPNPSAGVASDENGGAVDQAQNGRGCTSAGASLLTADAIRSEGQTTTTYVPTSLHNSTEQPLVDLATVIPKQAEKVGEPLQAEKVGEPIQLDNLINMVITDVGGVLDDSEVAPANNHPSIHITVGPVAEGVKTLEDAAHSPTDTDLTTPQPGQNTNFIHHHLSPVDEDGSPHEKEIEFLLSLIEIPTFSLGLSQGELLHEEVCHASVPDVEASNVIAETRKSKRTRILPPLFNDYQCDPKIKAFSREGTLTTTSNNIDEIYMAMRERAGDSRVYTVANGMSVTTDELNEIVDRNQQMTPKVMDVLMYYISLDRNRKGSHQSKIAFYDTNFPALLMKQHGRLTKTAIKDRHRMKYDEAVVKHFIGGSTPDDVYDCIYFPFFIDKQHWVGVSLDLSRGAVQILDCNHGFRSESMMKKDFTPITVVVPHILATSTGNKSADARKPYQMVRVNCVPHNSNSTDAGATTVLLIQAHAANGADGCKDVTPETISSGAKHLAVLVYRDITHV, from the exons ATGTCGCTTGCTCAGTCCAGCGTCGCCTTACCTGGTTTTGTGGATGCGATCCAACTCGTATTCATGGCGGCTGTTCCTCAGATAAAAGAGGTAGTCACCCCTGTCGAGCCTGTTGTTGTGATTGACTCTGACAGCGACTCAGATTCGGGGGATAGCGAATCGCTTGCTGATAAAGTTGAAATGAGCAAGCCCCCCAATGCACTCCCTGCGAGTGTTCGATATTGTGTCAATCCCGCACATGTTAGAGACCTGCACGAAGAATGCAAG GTTGAAGTTACCTCCATGCTTGTGGACGGAACCCATACAGCGGAAGAACTGACGTGGGAAGATGAGGTCGACGATGTAACAGTTGATAATCTTGTACGATCAATTGAACAAGGTCACGTGCTAACCAAGGCAATGTTCAGTGGGGGCTTATCGGCTTCTGATCTGGCACGCATGAGATCTGAGAAGAAACTAAAAGAAAAGGAACAGAAGGACAACAAAGAGAGGGAGAACCAGGCGGACTCACCAGAAGGAGAGATTGGGGAAGCTTATGACGTCAGCCACATGGCTAACCTTGTTGGTCGCATTGTAACCCCTAAGATTGAGGATACCGTTTACAAGTTAGGCGACAAACTGGAGGAGCGCCTGGCTAAACTGATCAAAGCTGAAGTCCTAAACATGCAGGGGGCTGTTATTCAGAGTATTATTGGTTTATTAGGCAAGCCTAACCCGAGCGCGGGGGTTGCGAGTGATGAAAATGGTGGCGCTGTCGATCAAGCGCAGAATGGAAGGGGCTGTACATCGGCGGGAGCTTCATTACTAACTGCCGATGCAATAAGAAGCGAAGGACAAACCACCACAACATATGTGCCTACATCTCTCCATAACTCCACCGAACAACCACTTGTCGACCTCGCTACCGTGATACCAAAACAGGCTGAGAAGGTCGGGGAACCACTACAGGCTGAGAAGGTCGGGGAACCAATACAGCTCGACAATCTTATAAACATGGTCATTACCGATGTTGGTGGCGTTTTGGATGACAGCGAG GTGGCTCCTGCAAACAACCATCCATCTATCCACATTACTGTAGGACCCGTCGCTGAAGGCGTCAAAACTTTGGAAGACGCTGCCCACTCTCCCACTGACACTGATCTCACTACCCCTCAGCCTGGACAGAATACAAATTTCATCCACCATCATCTGTCTCCTGTTGACGAAGATGGTAGCCCACACGAGAAAGAG ATTGAATTCCTTTTATCTCTGATCGAAATACCGACATTCTCACTGGGGCTCTCGCAGGGTGAATTGTTGCACGAGGAGGTATGTCATGCGTCAGTTCCAGATGTAGAAGCAAGCAATGTCATTGCAGAGACTAGGAAGAGCAAGAGGACAAGGATACTACCACCGTTGTTCAACGACTACCAGTGCGATCCGAAGATAAAAGCTTTCAGCCGTGAGGGGACTCTGACGACAACATCAAACAATATAGACGAGATATACATGGCCATGAGAGAGAGAGCTGGCGACAGCAG GGTTTATACAGTCGCTAATGGAATGTCTGTAACAACCGATGAGTTGAACGAGATCGTCGACCGCAACCAGCAGATGACGCCAAAG GTGATGGATGTCTTAATGTATTACATTTCTCTTGACCGTAACAGGAAAGGAAGTCACCAGTCCAAGATTGCATTTTATGACACAAACTTCCCCGCTTTGCTGATGAAACAACATGGTAGGCTTACAAAGACCGCCATTAAGGACCGCCACAGGATGAAATATGATGAAGCCGTGGTTAAGCATTTCATTGGTGGCAGTACACCGGACGACGTTTATGACTGTATTTACTTCCCCTTTTTCATCGACAAACAGCACTGGGTTGGCGTTTCCCTCGATCTATCACGCGGAGCCGTACAAATACTCGACTGCAATCATGGTTTCCGATCTGAAAGCATGATGAAGAAGGATTTTACCCCCATAACTGTTGTCGTCCCGCATATCCTTGCCACATCAACTGGGAACAAGTCTGCTGATGCACGCAAACCCTATCAGATGGTGAGGGTTAACTGTGTCCCGCATAACTCCAACTCCACAGATGCAGGCGCTACAACGGTGTTGCTAATCCAGGCACATGCTGCCAACGGCGCCGATGGATGCAAAGATGTCACCCCAGAAACGATCTCTTCGGGTGCTAAACACCTCGCTGTCCTTGTCTATCGCGACATAACCCATGTGTAA
- the LOC103828043 gene encoding uncharacterized protein LOC103828043 has product MPPTDGYIDSSDGTNSSTASSPHPCEKGDELFESGIIRLAEELPVAPAVANKALAIVEAEPGRKSYSILEYITKGKEKVCNESEEKKKRSYNSGPRSPLMCNPNFPDPIPDADTTDEDSEEEAEKHLFVGQVFMDRTAFKTHMSLYALANKFRFLCRRSEPGKMVLICRGSECKWRVYASKLPGCPQFQIKKLDEGHTCTVDERGDFKRHATSNLIGEMVRNKFGSGGTGPRPGALREFMRTDHHVPISYWKAWKSRELAKERGLGNTADSYRMLPAYLSQLAVANPGSVVAIETAPSEEDLKRFKYLFLSFGASAKGYRYMRKVIVVDGTHLKGKYNGCLLSASAQDANYQIFPIAFAIVDGENDQSWGWFFQKLSSVVSDGYDLVFISDRHQSIYAGLHKVYPMAKHYACILHLQRNIVSMFKKKHLASLVSKAARAYRVSDFYKHFNEIKMIDINCADYLIRVGFEHWARSHSAGKRYNLMTSNVAESLNAALGEAREYPIVALVEYIRGMLMRWFSVRRESSANCGGVVAPKVEELISRNFNVSTGFWFVT; this is encoded by the exons ATGCCTCCAACTGATGGTTACATAGACAGTAGCGATGGGACAAACTCTTCTACAGCTTCTTCGCCTCACCCATGCGAGAAGGGTGATGAGCTATTCGAAAGTGGGATAATCCGTTTGGCAGAGGAACTGCCTGTGGCGCCTGCAGTGGCAAACAAGGCGTTAGCCATTG TTGAGGCCGAACCTGGGAGAAAGTCATATTCCATACTTGAATACATTACGAAGGGGAAAGAGAAAGTGTGCAATGAAAGCGAAGAAAAGAAGAAGCGAAGCTACAATAGCGGACCGCGTAGTCCGTTAATGTGTAACCCAAACTTTCCTGATCCTATTCCAGATGCAGACACGACAGATGAAG ATTCGGAAGAGGAAGCAGAGAAACATCTTTTTGTTGGGCAGGTTTTCATGGACCGTACGGCTTTCAAGACTCACATGTCTCTCTACGCTTTGGCGAACAAGTTCCGGTTCTTGTGTCGTAGGTCTGAGCCTGGTAAAATGGTGCTGATATGTCGGGGGAGTGAGTGTAAGTGGAGAGTGTATGCCTCTAAGCTTCCGGGGTGTCCTCAGTTCCAAATAAAAAAACTGGATGAGGGACATACCTGCACTGTTGATGAGCGTGGTGATTTCAAGAGGCATGCGACTTCAAACCTAATTGGAGAAATGGTGAGGAACAAGTTTGGCAGTGGTGGTACTGGTCCAAGGCCAGGTGCACTTAGAGAGTTCATGCGAACTGACCATCACGTACCTATATCCTACTGGAAGGCCTGGAAATCGAGAGAGCTAGCCAAGGAGCGTGGACTTGGAAACACAGCGGATTCTTACAGAATGTTGCCTGCCTACTTGTCGCAGCTGGCAGTGGCAAACCCGGGTTCAGTGGTAGCCATCGAAACAGCTCCTTCAGAAGAGGATCTCAAGCGCTTCAAATATCTTTTCCTCTCTTTTGGTGCTTCTGCTAAGGGGTATCGTTACATGCGGAAAGTCATTGTTGTTGATGGGACACACCTTAAGGGGAAATACAATGGATGCCTTCTGAGTGCGAGTGCACAAGATGCCAATTATCAGATCTTTCCCATAGCTTTTGCTATAGTCGATGGAGAAAATGACCAGTCGTGGGGCTGGTTCTTCCAGAAACTATCATCCGTTGTATCTGATGGTTACGATCTCGTTTTCATCTCGGATAGGCACCAGTCTATATATGCTGGTCTCCACAAG GTGTATCCTATGGCTAAACACTACGCTTGCATCCTTCATCTACAGAGAAACATTGTTAGTATGTTTAAGAAGAAACACCTTGCCTCCTTAGTCTCAAAAGCCGCGCGGGCATATCGTGTCTCAGACTTCTATAAGCATTTTAACGAGATCAAGATGATTGACATAAACTGCGCTGATTATTTAATCAGGGTCGGTTTTGAGCACTGGGCTAGGTCGCACTCTGCGGGCAAGCGTTACAATCTGATGACAAGCAACGTGGCAGAGTCGCTCAATGCAGCACTTGGTGAGGCTAGGGAGTATCCGATTGTGGCTCTAGTTGAGTACATTAGGGGGATGCTTATGCGTTGGTTCTCTGTGCGCCGTGAGTCATCGGCGAACTGTGGTGGTGTAGTGGCTCCGAAGGTGGAGGAGCTCATATCCCGTAACTTCAATGTGTCAACGGGTTTTTGGTTCGTCACATAA
- the LOC103828132 gene encoding uncharacterized protein LOC103828132, whose translation MICIPCGHAVAAAIHSNRRVDELVGEELSRNNWAAAYSLSINPAGDEVAPTPEDDTLASLLLAPPNTRRPPGRPKKIRILSRGEFKRGVLGRKVRTCKRCGGKDHNRATCKNPI comes from the exons ATGATCTGTATCCCTTGTGGCCATGCTGTCGCTGCTGCAATACACTCGAACCGTAGGGTTGATGAGCTTGTGGGCGAAGAGCTATCAAGAAACAATTGGGCAGCAGCTTACTCTCTGAGCATTAACCCGGCTGGGGATGAGGTGGCGCCAACGCCTGAAGATGATACACTTGCATCGCTTCTACTTGCGCCTCCCAACACAAGGCGTCCTCCAGGCAGGCCAAAGAAGATAAGAATATTATCAAGGGGTGAATTCAAG CGTGGAGTGCTTGGTCGCAAGGTGAGGACTTGTAAGAGGTGTGGTGGCAAAGATCACAACCGTGCGACTTGCAAGAACCCTATATGA